A genomic segment from Pediococcus acidilactici encodes:
- the recG gene encoding ATP-dependent DNA helicase RecG: MKSLTDSVQVLAGVGPKRAQALQELGIRTIEDLITYYPFRYEDLAVKKPQEVADQQKVTFQGIVATEPTIARFGRHKVRVNFRLLVENSSVMVTFFNQPWIKKQVEANQEVAIYGKWDANRQSLTGIKIITEEQGMEAVYPANKHIRQATIQQLVEAALNEYAEQVHDIIPEDLIQKYRLMHRLAMVKTLHFPSDVRVTKQARRTAMFEEFLAFQMGLQIVKSRDRVEKGTKIDYQIQLVRDFIQQLPFELTGAQKRVTNEILANLKSAWHMNRLLQGDVGSGKTVVAAIAMYATITSGHQAALMAPTEILAEQHANNLIKFFAGFDVKIGLLVGGMRKKVRDELLAAVKAGEIDIVIGTHALIQDDVEFQNLGLAIIDEQHRFGVNQRQQLRRKGDNPDILAMTATPIPRTLAITAYGDMDVSIIDQLPAGRKPVVTKWLKKGEWDKVLAMMDHEFRQGHQAFIVAPLIEESEVMDLQNAMALYDELKDFFQEKYAIAILHGKMDSAEKDQIMADFKAGKFAGLVSTTVIEVGVDVPNATLMVIQDADRFGLAQLHQLRGRIGRGQQQAYCLLVADPKNAVGKQRMQIMVETNNGFRIAEADLKMRGQGDLFGQQQSGVPEFKVGDPVVDLGALQTAQLEAAKIVNQPDWQSQPAYQNLAKYLDQVMQIEQGLD, from the coding sequence ATGAAGAGTCTGACAGATTCAGTGCAGGTATTAGCGGGAGTCGGTCCTAAGCGGGCGCAAGCACTGCAGGAATTAGGGATCCGGACAATTGAAGACTTAATCACCTACTACCCTTTTCGTTATGAAGACTTGGCGGTAAAAAAGCCCCAAGAGGTTGCTGATCAACAAAAAGTCACGTTTCAAGGAATAGTTGCGACCGAGCCAACCATCGCGCGCTTTGGCCGCCACAAGGTACGGGTTAATTTTCGGTTGCTGGTGGAAAATAGCTCGGTAATGGTCACTTTTTTTAACCAGCCGTGGATTAAAAAACAAGTTGAGGCTAACCAAGAAGTAGCAATTTATGGTAAGTGGGACGCTAATCGCCAAAGTTTGACGGGAATTAAAATAATTACCGAAGAGCAGGGGATGGAAGCCGTATATCCCGCTAATAAGCACATTCGGCAAGCCACAATTCAACAATTGGTGGAGGCCGCTTTAAATGAATACGCCGAACAGGTGCACGATATAATTCCAGAAGATTTAATCCAAAAATACCGGTTGATGCACCGTTTAGCGATGGTCAAAACCCTTCATTTCCCTAGCGATGTACGGGTCACTAAACAAGCGCGCCGAACCGCCATGTTTGAAGAATTTCTGGCCTTCCAAATGGGCTTACAAATAGTTAAATCACGGGACCGCGTAGAAAAAGGAACCAAAATCGATTATCAGATTCAGTTGGTTCGGGATTTTATTCAACAACTTCCCTTCGAATTGACCGGAGCCCAAAAACGGGTCACCAACGAAATTTTAGCAAACCTTAAATCGGCTTGGCACATGAATCGGCTGTTGCAAGGCGACGTAGGAAGCGGGAAAACGGTGGTGGCGGCGATTGCCATGTACGCAACGATCACTTCTGGTCACCAGGCGGCGTTAATGGCCCCAACCGAAATCCTTGCTGAACAGCACGCAAATAATTTAATTAAGTTTTTTGCAGGGTTTGACGTAAAAATCGGATTATTAGTTGGCGGAATGCGAAAAAAGGTCCGTGACGAACTACTGGCGGCGGTTAAAGCTGGGGAGATCGACATTGTGATTGGAACCCACGCTTTAATTCAAGACGACGTTGAGTTTCAAAATTTAGGCTTGGCGATTATTGATGAACAGCACCGTTTCGGGGTAAACCAGCGCCAACAGCTTCGTCGAAAGGGAGATAATCCTGACATTTTAGCGATGACCGCTACCCCGATTCCCCGGACTTTAGCCATCACTGCATACGGAGACATGGACGTGTCCATCATTGACCAGCTTCCTGCCGGCCGCAAACCGGTAGTTACCAAGTGGTTAAAAAAAGGGGAGTGGGATAAGGTTTTAGCGATGATGGATCATGAATTTCGTCAGGGACATCAGGCCTTTATTGTGGCCCCGTTAATTGAGGAATCCGAAGTGATGGATTTACAAAATGCTATGGCATTATATGATGAGCTAAAAGATTTCTTCCAAGAAAAATATGCGATTGCAATCTTGCATGGTAAAATGGACAGTGCAGAAAAGGACCAAATTATGGCTGATTTCAAGGCCGGTAAGTTTGCTGGGTTAGTTTCGACGACCGTAATTGAAGTCGGGGTGGATGTTCCTAATGCTACCTTAATGGTGATTCAAGATGCAGACCGGTTTGGGTTAGCTCAGTTACACCAACTGCGCGGTCGAATTGGTCGAGGGCAGCAACAGGCATATTGTTTACTAGTTGCGGATCCTAAGAATGCCGTAGGAAAGCAACGGATGCAAATTATGGTGGAAACCAACAACGGCTTTCGAATTGCCGAAGCGGACCTTAAAATGCGTGGTCAGGGTGATTTGTTTGGGCAGCAACAATCGGGAGTCCCCGAATTTAAAGTTGGGGATCCGGTAGTTGATTTAGGTGCCTTACAAACTGCCCAACTGGAGGCTGCTAAAATCGTTAACCAGCCCGACTGGCAATCTCAGCCGGCCTACCAGAATTTAGCGAAGTACTTGGACCAAGTAATGCAAATCGAACAAGGGTTAGATTAA
- the plsX gene encoding phosphate acyltransferase PlsX produces the protein MKIAVDAMGGDNAPEQIVKGVVAAREALPDVEFILYGKKDEITNYMDDFRNVQIVHTDEVITMEDEPVRAVRRKKQSSMVLAAQAVKEGKADAIFSAGNTGALLAAGLFIIGRIKGVDRPGMTTTLPSLQGPHDNFTMLDVGANAESKAKNLHDFAILGNFYSANVMHITNPRIALLNNGTEYDKGDRIHKDAYQLLKDDSSLNFVGNIESRELLNGAADVVVTDGFTGNAVLKNTEGTALSMLKLVKDTILNSGMKGKMGGLLLKSAFSQIKDQMDYSKHGGAVLLGVKAPVVKAHGSSNANQVKNALIQVHEIVDSKLVKNLAEYFDMHVKCIQQDEVDKPRKNN, from the coding sequence ATGAAAATTGCCGTTGACGCAATGGGCGGCGACAACGCCCCCGAGCAGATTGTTAAAGGAGTGGTTGCCGCTCGTGAAGCTTTACCGGACGTGGAATTTATTCTATACGGAAAGAAAGACGAAATCACCAACTACATGGATGACTTTCGGAACGTCCAAATTGTGCATACTGACGAGGTAATCACAATGGAAGACGAACCGGTGCGAGCAGTTCGACGTAAAAAACAATCTTCAATGGTTTTAGCTGCACAGGCAGTAAAGGAAGGAAAGGCTGATGCAATCTTCTCTGCAGGTAATACTGGAGCTCTTTTAGCAGCTGGTTTATTCATCATTGGACGTATTAAAGGCGTGGACCGTCCGGGGATGACGACCACCTTACCAAGCTTGCAGGGACCCCACGACAATTTTACGATGTTAGACGTGGGGGCCAATGCCGAAAGCAAGGCTAAAAATCTGCATGACTTTGCTATTTTAGGTAATTTTTATAGTGCAAACGTAATGCACATTACTAATCCTCGAATTGCTCTCCTAAATAACGGGACGGAATATGACAAGGGGGACCGTATCCATAAAGATGCTTACCAGCTATTGAAAGACGACAGTTCGTTGAATTTTGTTGGTAACATTGAATCCCGAGAACTACTAAACGGAGCCGCTGACGTGGTAGTTACCGATGGATTTACTGGTAATGCAGTTCTTAAAAATACTGAAGGAACCGCGTTGTCGATGCTTAAGTTAGTCAAGGATACCATTTTAAACAGTGGTATGAAGGGCAAAATGGGCGGTCTCCTGCTAAAATCGGCTTTCAGCCAGATTAAGGATCAAATGGACTACTCGAAACACGGAGGCGCAGTTCTCTTAGGGGTCAAAGCTCCCGTCGTTAAAGCCCATGGTTCTAGTAACGCGAACCAAGTTAAAAATGCACTAATTCAGGTGCACGAAATTGTAGATTCTAAATTGGTGAAGAATTTGGCAGAATACTTCGACATGCACGTTAAGTGTATACAACAAGACGAAGTGGACAAGCCCCGTAAAAACAATTAA
- the acpP gene encoding acyl carrier protein produces MAAILADRFELDADQITEKLNFKEDLNADSIDIVEFVLELEDTFGAEISDEDAEKLTTVADAVNYISEHQS; encoded by the coding sequence ATTGCGGCAATTTTGGCAGACCGTTTTGAGTTGGATGCCGATCAAATTACCGAAAAGCTTAACTTCAAGGAAGATTTGAACGCTGATTCAATCGATATCGTTGAATTTGTACTAGAATTAGAGGATACTTTCGGAGCTGAGATCAGCGATGAAGACGCTGAAAAGTTGACTACAGTTGCCGATGCTGTTAACTACATTAGTGAACATCAGTCTTAA
- the rnc gene encoding ribonuclease III produces the protein MLKDLEDDLSEMFDIHFTKHELLDEAFTQASYVNEHPHQGIKFYERIEFLGDAVLQLVVSEYLYKRYPEMPQGKLTRLRAAMVCEASFSDFAKECHFDRYIRLGKGEEKSGARQRPSLLCDIFESFIGALYLDQGRQAVEKFVRQVIFPKLDEGRFDHIIDHKSELQELLQRNGEVEINYELVSETGPDNDLVFTVQVSAANQVLAKGSGHSKKAAEQNAANKALQKLRNRN, from the coding sequence ATGTTAAAAGATTTAGAAGACGATCTAAGTGAAATGTTTGACATTCACTTTACCAAACATGAACTACTAGACGAAGCCTTTACCCAAGCATCTTACGTCAATGAACACCCACATCAAGGGATAAAGTTCTACGAGCGAATCGAATTTTTAGGGGATGCGGTTTTACAGCTAGTAGTTTCGGAATATTTGTACAAACGTTATCCAGAAATGCCACAAGGAAAGTTGACCCGTTTAAGAGCTGCAATGGTTTGTGAGGCCAGCTTCAGTGATTTTGCTAAGGAATGTCACTTTGACCGGTACATTCGCCTTGGTAAAGGAGAGGAAAAGTCCGGCGCGCGGCAGCGTCCATCACTTCTTTGTGATATTTTTGAATCGTTTATTGGGGCTTTATATTTAGATCAGGGACGACAAGCAGTTGAAAAGTTTGTTCGTCAGGTGATTTTTCCTAAGCTTGATGAAGGACGTTTTGACCATATTATCGACCATAAGTCCGAGCTCCAGGAACTTTTGCAAAGAAACGGCGAAGTAGAAATTAATTATGAGCTAGTGTCCGAAACTGGCCCAGATAATGACTTGGTTTTCACCGTTCAAGTAAGTGCGGCTAACCAAGTACTGGCAAAGGGCAGTGGACATTCTAAAAAGGCGGCGGAACAAAACGCGGCTAACAAAGCTTTACAAAAATTGCGTAATAGGAATTAG
- the smc gene encoding chromosome segregation protein SMC, which yields MKLRTIEISGFKSFADHTKIDFKDGITGIVGPNGSGKSNIIEAVRWVMGETSAKSLRGGKMPDVIFSGTEKRKPLSRAAVSIVFDNSDHFLDSQFDEVMISRRLFRNGESQYELNHQECRLKDILNLFIDTGLGRESLSVISQGKIEEIFNSKPEDRRAIIEEAAGVLEYKQDKRRAENELEKTSGYLERVNDLIVELQKQVEPLEEQAAVAKDYLQQKKRFDRLEQTRLVRTITHNSALQKRWAKESQTKQAQAKQLENKLQQLTEQRDQLKVQVNQQTKQKDDLQAELVRLNRLEQQLTGEHDLQIERQKYFEQEKRRLTDQAKQVESQIDESQGELAELTQRTNELSQQIKSTKQALRLLTDDHQEQKKADLQAQIEELRAEYVDHLQKLTSLKNQYSFSQQDQKRDEQQRLKVEMNLARFNKELQELEAKLTEFKKDVENATKIFQQQSEQLQTLAQKRNQLSQQYDEARQQWLDGSDIVHRATSKLEALTSLKNEHTGFYQGVRAVLQQKDQFPGLIGPVADVIEVPDQYTVAIETALGSQIQNVVVDTDQTAKTIIEFLKKQRQGRVTFLPRNTLQSRAVRSEMLTQVQSLTGFCGVASDLIKVANVDRVVSQHLLGTTLIADNLDHALQISQRVHRRYRVITLAGDVVGVGGTMTGGTTNHGRQGLLQQDQEIKRLQTQIAEMKQKLVAKEKNVQELLSQGKQVQSQVEQLTQTQRASEQTKAKAENQVSLTEERITELERRIKATRFELSQLSPADDAIQELPTQINALEEKIQNLKTATTEKQQQLALFDNDAEARQAQRAELQVKLAKLNEQASQKEEQLQAIKQTQADLQTRLQDTQRQLSQLQAEQATSAKNQTQAVSLAEVQKRLKQREQAMSNLQSEWQKAQVEQDRVIADYELTQKQCNEAQNQVQEARNTLALVQSKIELAADQLNDDYQQTFESAQAIVDDTLDDEQLHRELKLLRRGLDELGTVNLGAIDEYERVSTRYNFLKDQKEDLTNSKQQLEQSIAEIDQEASQRFKQTFDQVAKEFGQVFVKMFGGGHAELELTDPDNLLTTGIEIKAQPPGKKLQRLSLLSGGEKSLTAITLLFAILQVKPVPFCILDEAEAAFDDANVGRFAKYLRTFQDTTQFIVITHRKGTMMEADVLYGVTMQESGVSKMVSVSVDEIEQREQVG from the coding sequence ATGAAACTACGGACAATTGAAATTAGCGGATTTAAGTCTTTTGCGGACCATACCAAAATTGATTTTAAAGACGGAATTACGGGAATTGTTGGCCCAAATGGTTCGGGTAAGAGTAACATTATTGAAGCCGTTCGCTGGGTGATGGGAGAAACCTCCGCTAAGAGTCTGCGCGGTGGTAAAATGCCCGACGTAATTTTTTCGGGGACCGAAAAGCGTAAACCACTATCCCGAGCGGCGGTTAGCATTGTTTTTGATAACTCGGACCACTTCTTGGACTCTCAATTTGATGAAGTGATGATTAGTCGTCGGCTTTTCCGTAATGGCGAAAGTCAGTATGAATTAAACCATCAGGAATGCCGTTTGAAAGATATTTTGAACTTGTTTATTGATACTGGTTTGGGGCGCGAATCCCTATCAGTGATTTCTCAGGGGAAGATTGAGGAAATCTTCAACAGTAAACCGGAGGATCGCCGGGCCATTATTGAAGAAGCTGCGGGGGTCTTAGAATATAAGCAGGACAAACGTCGGGCGGAAAACGAATTAGAAAAGACTAGCGGCTATTTGGAACGAGTGAATGACTTAATCGTGGAGCTTCAAAAGCAAGTTGAGCCTCTCGAAGAACAGGCTGCGGTTGCAAAGGACTATTTACAGCAAAAAAAGCGGTTTGATCGTTTAGAACAAACCCGGTTAGTGCGGACCATCACCCATAACAGTGCGTTGCAAAAACGGTGGGCGAAGGAGTCTCAGACTAAACAAGCTCAAGCCAAGCAGTTGGAAAATAAGTTACAGCAACTTACTGAACAACGGGACCAGCTTAAAGTGCAAGTTAACCAGCAAACTAAGCAAAAGGACGACTTGCAAGCTGAGTTAGTCCGCTTAAACCGCTTGGAACAACAACTGACTGGGGAGCACGATTTACAAATTGAACGTCAAAAGTATTTTGAACAAGAAAAAAGGCGTTTGACGGATCAGGCAAAGCAAGTGGAAAGCCAAATTGATGAAAGTCAAGGTGAATTAGCGGAGTTAACGCAACGCACTAATGAACTCAGTCAGCAAATTAAAAGTACTAAGCAGGCTTTACGACTGCTAACCGATGACCACCAAGAGCAAAAGAAGGCCGATTTACAAGCTCAAATCGAAGAACTGCGCGCGGAATACGTTGACCACCTGCAGAAATTGACTTCGTTAAAGAATCAGTATAGTTTTAGCCAGCAGGATCAAAAGCGGGACGAGCAGCAACGCTTAAAAGTTGAAATGAATTTAGCTCGGTTCAATAAAGAACTACAAGAACTAGAAGCCAAGCTAACTGAATTCAAAAAAGACGTCGAAAACGCCACTAAAATTTTTCAGCAGCAAAGTGAACAACTCCAAACGCTAGCGCAAAAGCGAAATCAATTAAGCCAGCAGTACGATGAGGCACGGCAGCAATGGCTAGATGGATCAGACATTGTGCACCGGGCCACTAGTAAACTAGAGGCGTTAACGAGCTTAAAAAATGAGCATACGGGTTTCTATCAAGGTGTGCGGGCGGTCTTACAACAAAAAGATCAATTTCCAGGGCTGATTGGTCCGGTAGCGGACGTAATTGAAGTTCCGGATCAATATACCGTGGCAATTGAAACTGCGTTAGGTAGTCAAATCCAAAACGTGGTGGTCGATACGGACCAAACCGCAAAAACAATTATTGAATTTTTGAAAAAACAGCGTCAAGGCCGGGTAACGTTCTTGCCGCGAAATACTTTGCAATCGCGTGCGGTGCGCAGTGAAATGCTTACCCAAGTCCAATCGCTAACTGGTTTTTGCGGGGTGGCGAGTGACTTAATCAAGGTTGCTAACGTCGATCGTGTGGTAAGCCAGCATTTATTAGGGACTACCCTAATTGCGGATAATTTAGACCATGCGTTACAAATTTCTCAACGAGTCCACCGTCGTTATCGGGTGATTACCCTTGCCGGAGACGTTGTGGGCGTGGGTGGAACGATGACCGGGGGAACCACGAACCATGGTCGCCAAGGTCTTTTACAGCAAGATCAAGAAATTAAACGGCTTCAGACGCAAATTGCGGAAATGAAGCAAAAATTGGTGGCAAAGGAAAAAAATGTACAGGAGTTGCTATCCCAAGGTAAGCAGGTTCAAAGTCAAGTAGAGCAGCTGACCCAAACCCAACGAGCCAGCGAACAAACCAAGGCTAAAGCCGAAAACCAGGTAAGCTTGACGGAAGAGCGAATTACCGAGCTGGAGCGCCGGATCAAGGCTACTCGCTTTGAATTAAGCCAGTTAAGCCCGGCCGACGATGCAATTCAAGAGTTACCTACCCAAATCAATGCGCTGGAAGAAAAAATCCAGAATTTGAAGACGGCAACTACGGAAAAGCAGCAGCAGTTGGCCCTTTTTGATAACGATGCGGAAGCACGACAAGCACAGCGGGCTGAGTTACAAGTTAAGTTAGCAAAATTAAACGAACAGGCTTCCCAAAAAGAAGAACAACTACAAGCCATAAAACAGACGCAAGCAGATTTGCAAACTCGCTTACAAGATACACAACGTCAGTTAAGCCAGTTACAGGCTGAGCAAGCAACATCTGCGAAAAATCAAACGCAGGCAGTTAGTTTAGCGGAAGTCCAAAAGCGGCTTAAACAACGTGAACAAGCAATGTCCAACTTACAAAGCGAATGGCAAAAGGCTCAAGTTGAACAAGACCGGGTTATTGCGGATTACGAACTAACTCAAAAGCAATGTAATGAAGCACAAAATCAGGTGCAAGAAGCCCGAAATACATTAGCGTTAGTGCAAAGTAAAATTGAACTAGCTGCTGACCAATTAAACGACGATTATCAACAAACGTTTGAAAGTGCTCAGGCAATTGTTGATGACACCTTGGATGACGAGCAGTTACATCGTGAATTGAAACTACTACGGCGGGGCTTAGACGAGTTAGGCACGGTTAACCTTGGAGCAATTGACGAATACGAACGGGTTTCGACTCGTTATAACTTCTTGAAGGACCAAAAAGAAGATTTAACTAATTCTAAACAACAACTGGAACAATCCATCGCGGAAATTGACCAAGAAGCAAGCCAACGCTTTAAACAAACTTTTGACCAAGTTGCTAAAGAATTTGGGCAAGTGTTTGTTAAAATGTTTGGTGGAGGGCACGCTGAATTAGAGCTAACCGATCCCGATAACTTATTGACCACCGGGATTGAAATAAAGGCCCAACCGCCAGGGAAAAAGTTGCAACGCTTGAGTTTGCTATCTGGTGGAGAAAAGTCTTTAACGGCAATTACCCTGTTGTTTGCAATTTTGCAGGTTAAGCCCGTTCCGTTTTGTATTTTGGATGAGGCCGAAGCGGCCTTTGACGATGCCAACGTCGGCCGGTTTGCGAAGTATTTGCGAACTTTCCAAGACACAACTCAATTCATCGTGATTACCCACCGGAAGGGAACCATGATGGAAGCAGACGTACTCTACGGGGTTACTATGCAAGAATCAGGTGTATCAAAAATGGTTTCGGTATCAGTAGATGAAATCGAACAAAGAGAGCAGGTGGGATAA